From Gemmatimonadota bacterium, one genomic window encodes:
- a CDS encoding NarK/NasA family nitrate transporter translates to MTERARAISVLTANTAAFTVCFAVWMMYGVLVTFLVEQQVYAFSGPQIGWLIGIPVLTGALFRLPAGMLADRYGGRSVFAGIMLAAALAAYLTSYAGSFAGFIIGGLGFGLAGASFAVGVAYTSVWFPPHRQGTVLGIFGLGNTGAALTAIVSPRLLAVLTQGGMELERWRALPRLYALALAATAVLFWVSTFPRKPEEPAVRTLRQRLAPLESLRVWRFGLYYFLFFGGFVALAQWLIPYYVNVYALSVVSAGLLSSAFSLPSGLIRALGGWLSDRIGARAVMYWVLSGCAVVSLLLAVPRMDIQTPGQGVTAARGGTVTAAGAQAVEIDGVRYPLRPRAPGRPARQGTLVWPTTASWQEPVVRPGEVVAKRALLARGVTHIYFQANIGVFTGLVLVLAILMGIGMAAVFKHIPTYFPRDVGTVGGIVGVIGGLGGFTGPLMFGYLVAFTGVWTTNWVFLAVLSLGCLVWMHAVVRRMLNVRAPEVATQIDEKGPLIPLALRVLCPVHAVEARVRLFLTPGSETLRLGECSLRPGEGDRPACEGQCVVMAAEAGG, encoded by the coding sequence ATGACCGAGCGCGCCCGAGCGATCTCCGTCCTGACGGCCAACACGGCGGCCTTCACCGTCTGCTTCGCCGTATGGATGATGTACGGCGTGCTGGTGACCTTCCTGGTGGAGCAGCAGGTATACGCCTTCAGCGGGCCCCAGATCGGGTGGCTGATCGGCATCCCGGTGCTCACGGGTGCGTTGTTCCGGCTGCCGGCCGGGATGCTGGCCGACCGCTACGGCGGGCGCTCCGTCTTCGCGGGCATCATGCTCGCCGCCGCCCTGGCGGCCTACTTGACCAGCTACGCCGGCAGCTTTGCCGGCTTCATCATCGGTGGCCTGGGCTTTGGGCTGGCGGGAGCGTCGTTCGCCGTGGGCGTGGCCTACACATCAGTGTGGTTCCCGCCGCATCGGCAGGGCACGGTGCTCGGGATCTTCGGCCTGGGCAACACGGGCGCGGCGCTGACAGCCATTGTCTCGCCGCGGCTGCTCGCCGTCTTGACGCAGGGCGGCATGGAGCTCGAGCGCTGGCGCGCGCTGCCCCGACTCTATGCGCTGGCCCTGGCCGCGACGGCCGTCCTGTTCTGGGTGTCTACCTTTCCGCGGAAGCCCGAGGAGCCGGCGGTGCGCACGCTGCGCCAACGCCTGGCGCCGCTCGAGTCGCTTCGCGTCTGGCGCTTCGGGCTCTACTACTTTCTCTTCTTCGGCGGATTCGTCGCCCTCGCCCAATGGCTGATCCCCTATTACGTGAATGTCTACGCATTGAGCGTGGTATCGGCTGGATTGCTCTCCTCGGCCTTCTCACTGCCCTCCGGACTGATCCGCGCGCTGGGCGGCTGGCTGTCCGATCGGATCGGCGCGCGAGCCGTCATGTACTGGGTCCTGAGCGGGTGCGCCGTGGTGAGCCTGCTGCTGGCAGTGCCGCGTATGGACATCCAGACGCCCGGACAGGGGGTAACGGCAGCGCGCGGCGGGACCGTAACCGCGGCTGGCGCGCAAGCGGTCGAGATCGACGGCGTCCGCTATCCGCTGCGGCCCAGGGCGCCGGGGCGGCCGGCCCGGCAGGGGACCCTGGTCTGGCCTACCACGGCTTCCTGGCAGGAGCCGGTGGTCCGGCCGGGCGAGGTTGTGGCCAAGCGTGCCCTGCTGGCACGCGGCGTCACCCACATCTACTTCCAGGCCAACATCGGCGTCTTCACCGGGCTGGTGTTAGTTCTGGCCATCCTCATGGGAATCGGCATGGCGGCCGTCTTCAAGCACATTCCCACCTATTTCCCGCGGGACGTGGGGACGGTGGGCGGGATTGTGGGTGTCATTGGCGGCCTGGGCGGCTTCACCGGTCCCCTGATGTTCGGCTACCTGGTCGCATTCACTGGCGTCTGGACCACGAACTGGGTCTTCCTGGCAGTGCTGTCGCTCGGCTGCCTGGTGTGGATGCACGCCGTCGTCCGCCGCATGCTGAACGTACGCGCGCCCGAGGTGGCCACGCAGATCGACGAGAAGGGGCCCCTGATCCCCCTGGCCCTGCGGGTTCTCTGCCCCGTCCACGCCGTGGAGGCGCGGGTGCGACTGTTCCTGACGCCGGGAAGCGAGACGCTGCGGCTGGGCGAGTGCTCGCTGCGGCCGGGCGAGGGTGATCGCCCCGCGTGCGAAGGGCAGTGCGTGGTGATGGCCGCGGAGGCGGGGGGGTGA
- the mobB gene encoding molybdopterin-guanine dinucleotide biosynthesis protein B: MIPLEIARERIRAWQRLIATLSAGGGELAPDMAVEAMADREVLWGRTLRLAAPLPPVASIRGPSNSGKTRLIEQLLPVLSARGVRVGTIKRAHHTPALDTPGKDSHRHAAAGARGVLLLGPQQAGFFLYDAPGAEPWPWLELLAGRVDIVLAEGSWSGAVLRLEIQIRDAGGFALLEPADCCCGAWTLRRPAATGQLLDFPEELVERLAGLLQQLTTPSTQANA; the protein is encoded by the coding sequence GTGATCCCGCTCGAGATTGCCCGGGAGCGGATCCGCGCCTGGCAGCGCCTTATTGCCACGCTGTCGGCCGGTGGCGGCGAGCTCGCCCCCGACATGGCTGTCGAGGCAATGGCGGATCGGGAGGTTTTGTGGGGGCGCACCTTGCGCCTGGCAGCGCCCCTGCCGCCGGTGGCCAGCATTCGGGGGCCGTCGAACTCCGGGAAAACGCGGCTGATCGAGCAGCTCCTGCCGGTGCTCTCAGCGCGGGGAGTCCGGGTCGGCACCATCAAGCGGGCGCACCACACGCCGGCTCTGGACACACCGGGAAAGGACTCCCACCGCCACGCCGCGGCTGGCGCCCGAGGCGTGCTCCTGCTCGGACCCCAGCAGGCCGGCTTCTTCCTCTACGACGCGCCGGGCGCGGAACCCTGGCCCTGGCTCGAGCTGTTGGCCGGCCGCGTGGACATCGTGCTGGCGGAGGGGTCCTGGAGTGGGGCGGTGCTGCGCCTGGAGATCCAGATCAGGGACGCGGGCGGCTTCGCGCTGCTAGAACCTGCCGACTGCTGCTGCGGCGCCTGGACGCTGCGCCGGCCGGCCGCCACAGGCCAGCTCCTCGACTTCCCGGAGGAGCTGGTCGAGCGACTGGCCGGCCTCCTCCAGCAGCTCACCACACCCAGCACGCAAGCAAACGCCTGA
- a CDS encoding cytochrome C oxidase subunit IV family protein, with protein sequence MEPDIPYRTYWAAWLILLALTVAMILAEAAGFPRALAVAVLVAAMLIKATVIGGWFMHLRFERLALVACVAAATLATAAFLFFLIAPDGVWMLRLSAG encoded by the coding sequence ATGGAACCCGACATCCCGTACCGTACCTACTGGGCAGCGTGGCTTATCCTGCTCGCGCTCACCGTGGCCATGATTCTGGCGGAGGCCGCGGGGTTCCCGCGGGCCCTGGCCGTCGCGGTGCTGGTAGCGGCAATGCTGATAAAGGCCACTGTGATCGGCGGGTGGTTCATGCACCTGAGGTTCGAGCGGCTGGCGCTCGTCGCCTGCGTGGCGGCCGCGACCCTGGCCACGGCCGCATTCCTCTTCTTCCTGATCGCGCCGGACGGGGTCTGGATGCTCCGGCTGTCGGCCGGCTAG
- a CDS encoding cytochrome c oxidase subunit 3, which yields MANAVTGSLEVHWQGGVSPFGVSWQKLMMWFFLVSDALLFASFLAAYGFERLAHAVWPEQGEVFAIWVIGIMTFVLITSSATMATAVGAAHRGDLRRAMRFLLLTALGGAIFLSMQAAEWTTLIREGARLTHNPWGPPAFSSFFFMLTGFHGTHVLIGVTLLTLVASRVRAGRTFGPGVELAGLYWHFVDLVWVFIFTCFYLI from the coding sequence ATGGCGAACGCGGTTACCGGTAGCCTCGAGGTCCACTGGCAGGGGGGAGTCTCGCCCTTCGGCGTGTCCTGGCAGAAGCTCATGATGTGGTTCTTCCTGGTCTCGGACGCGCTGCTCTTTGCCAGCTTCCTGGCCGCCTACGGCTTCGAGCGACTCGCCCACGCCGTCTGGCCGGAGCAGGGCGAAGTTTTCGCCATCTGGGTGATCGGGATCATGACCTTCGTGCTCATCACTTCGAGTGCCACCATGGCCACAGCCGTGGGTGCCGCGCACCGCGGCGATCTTCGGCGGGCGATGCGTTTCCTGCTGCTGACCGCGCTGGGCGGCGCGATCTTCCTGTCGATGCAGGCGGCGGAGTGGACGACGCTGATCCGGGAGGGCGCTCGCCTGACGCACAACCCCTGGGGCCCGCCGGCCTTTTCGTCCTTCTTCTTCATGCTGACCGGGTTTCATGGCACCCACGTGCTGATCGGCGTGACCCTCCTGACTCTGGTGGCCAGTCGGGTGCGCGCGGGCCGCACCTTCGGACCGGGGGTCGAGCTGGCCGGCCTGTACTGGCACTTCGTGGACCTGGTCTGGGTCTTCATCTTCACCTGCTTCTACCTGATCTAG
- a CDS encoding cytochrome c oxidase subunit 3, translating into MSLMVARRVRGDGAAPGEPAAGAALTLADGPYPMGLMAVLATVTMLFAAFTAAVLIRRTGADWRPVALPWIAWPNAALLLVSSGLLELGRAAARQERPRRLALFLGAAAVLGLVFLAGQVALWRMLAARGIFLPTSPHASFLYTLSAVHGAHVLGGLAALGWTLRRALRGAYSRTRHAGLTHAAVYWHFVDVVWIYLLVLLSTL; encoded by the coding sequence GTGAGCCTGATGGTGGCGCGAAGGGTGAGAGGTGACGGCGCCGCGCCCGGCGAGCCGGCGGCCGGCGCCGCGCTCACACTGGCGGACGGCCCATACCCCATGGGCCTCATGGCCGTGCTGGCCACCGTGACCATGCTGTTCGCCGCCTTCACGGCCGCCGTGCTCATCCGGCGGACGGGCGCGGACTGGCGACCGGTGGCACTCCCCTGGATCGCGTGGCCCAATGCGGCGCTGTTGCTGGTCTCGAGCGGCCTGCTCGAGCTGGGCCGCGCCGCGGCGCGGCAGGAGCGGCCACGCCGCCTGGCGCTCTTCCTGGGAGCGGCCGCCGTGCTGGGCCTGGTATTCCTGGCCGGGCAGGTGGCGTTGTGGCGGATGCTGGCAGCGCGGGGGATCTTCCTGCCCACCAGCCCCCACGCCTCCTTCCTCTATACGCTCTCCGCCGTCCACGGCGCCCACGTGCTGGGCGGACTGGCCGCCCTGGGGTGGACGCTGCGGCGGGCCCTGCGCGGTGCTTACAGCCGGACGCGGCACGCCGGTCTCACGCACGCCGCCGTCTACTGGCACTTCGTGGACGTTGTCTGGATCTATCTGCTGGTCCTGCTTTCCACGCTTTAG
- a CDS encoding cbb3-type cytochrome c oxidase subunit I, translating to MSGEHAYPGFWRRYVFSTDHKVIGIQYYLTAVFMAVVAVALAILIRLQLAWPHATWPLLGRLLPGGYEEGVLKPEFYLSLVTMHGTIMVFFVISFALVSGFGNFIIPLHIGARDMAYPFLNMLSYWLVVPASVLILASFFVEGGAAAAGWTAYPPLSALPEAVPGSGWGQTLWLLAMALFIVSFTLGSLNFLTTILNLRTRGMSMMRMPLTVWTMLIAAILGLLAFPALTAAAIMLLLDRHGGTSFFLPQGLVLGEKVLSTGGGTPLLFQHLFWFLGHPEVYVLVLPALGIAFDILATFGRRPVFGYRTSVWSLLVIAGLSMIVWGHHMFTSGMNPYLGEYFSVVTVAITVPFAVLGLNLIASLWRAQIRLTTAMLFALGLVSAIGIGGLGGLYLGTAAADIYFHDSYFVVGHFHFTIGTVTFFAIFAGTYYWFPKMFGRHMSETLGKLHFWLTIVPLFAAFIGMHYLGLGGHPRRVYDPTVYEFLRPLQPFNIVISLALILATAAQLVFLFNFLVHLFRGELARSNPWRGATLEWTTSSPAPHLNWVELPVVHRGPYEYRVDGEREGYLPQHSAVVGGAE from the coding sequence ATGAGCGGCGAGCACGCTTACCCGGGATTCTGGAGACGCTACGTCTTCAGCACCGATCACAAGGTCATCGGGATCCAGTACTACCTGACCGCCGTGTTCATGGCGGTGGTGGCCGTGGCGCTCGCCATCCTGATCCGACTCCAGTTGGCGTGGCCCCACGCGACCTGGCCGCTGCTGGGGAGGCTGCTGCCGGGCGGCTACGAGGAGGGGGTGCTCAAGCCGGAATTCTACCTGAGCCTGGTGACCATGCACGGCACCATCATGGTGTTCTTCGTGATCTCCTTTGCCCTGGTCAGCGGGTTCGGGAACTTCATCATCCCGCTCCACATCGGGGCGCGGGACATGGCCTACCCCTTCCTGAACATGCTTTCCTACTGGCTGGTCGTGCCGGCCAGCGTGCTGATCCTGGCCTCGTTTTTCGTGGAGGGCGGCGCCGCCGCCGCGGGGTGGACGGCGTACCCGCCGCTTTCGGCGCTGCCGGAAGCCGTGCCGGGCTCCGGGTGGGGGCAGACGCTGTGGCTCCTGGCCATGGCCCTGTTCATCGTCTCCTTCACGCTGGGCAGCCTCAACTTCCTGACCACGATCCTGAACCTGCGCACGCGTGGCATGTCCATGATGCGCATGCCGCTTACGGTCTGGACCATGCTCATTGCGGCCATTCTCGGCCTCCTGGCCTTCCCGGCGCTGACCGCCGCGGCCATCATGCTGCTCCTGGACCGGCACGGCGGGACCAGCTTCTTCCTGCCCCAGGGACTGGTGCTCGGGGAGAAGGTTCTGTCCACCGGTGGCGGGACGCCTCTGCTCTTCCAGCACCTGTTCTGGTTCCTGGGCCACCCTGAAGTGTACGTGCTGGTCCTGCCCGCGCTGGGCATTGCCTTCGACATCCTGGCCACCTTCGGCCGCCGCCCGGTGTTCGGCTATCGTACCTCGGTGTGGTCGCTGCTGGTGATTGCCGGGCTGAGCATGATCGTGTGGGGGCACCACATGTTCACCAGCGGGATGAACCCTTACCTGGGCGAGTACTTCTCGGTGGTGACGGTGGCCATCACTGTCCCCTTCGCCGTGCTCGGGCTCAACCTGATTGCCAGCCTCTGGCGCGCGCAGATTCGCCTTACCACGGCCATGCTCTTTGCTCTGGGGCTGGTCTCCGCCATCGGCATCGGCGGGCTGGGCGGGCTCTACCTGGGAACGGCGGCTGCCGACATCTACTTCCACGATTCCTACTTTGTGGTCGGTCACTTCCACTTCACGATCGGGACGGTGACCTTCTTCGCCATCTTTGCCGGCACCTACTACTGGTTCCCGAAGATGTTTGGCCGGCACATGAGCGAGACGCTGGGCAAGCTTCACTTCTGGCTCACGATTGTGCCGCTGTTTGCAGCCTTCATCGGCATGCATTACCTGGGGCTGGGTGGCCACCCGCGGCGCGTGTACGACCCCACTGTCTACGAATTCCTGCGCCCGCTCCAGCCATTCAACATTGTGATCAGCCTGGCGCTCATTCTGGCCACGGCCGCGCAACTCGTTTTTCTGTTCAACTTCCTGGTCCATCTGTTCCGCGGCGAGCTGGCCCGGTCGAATCCCTGGCGGGGGGCGACGCTGGAGTGGACGACGTCGTCGCCCGCCCCGCACCTGAACTGGGTCGAGCTGCCAGTGGTGCATCGCGGGCCGTACGAGTACCGCGTGGACGGGGAGCGGGAGGGTTACCTGCCCCAGCACTCGGCGGTAGTGGGAGGGGCGGAGTGA
- a CDS encoding cytochrome-c oxidase, whose amino-acid sequence MNGKGKSWEALALVVLFLGITVLTVFGFVARDWMPAAASEHGAGVDGMIRYLLLTTGAVFIAGHLVLASFVWRYARGGPTGSPWADPRVERWWSLLPVVAMALIAEVGVLVIGLPVWAKVYGPVPEDAVVIEVTARQFEWIVRYPGKDGRFGRTDPALIRGAANPAGLDPRDPAGADDLVFRNRLHVPVGGTVYLRLRSRDVLHSFSVPAFRVKQDVVPGIVGSTMFVPTAAGEYEIACMELCGMAHYRMRGRVLVQSPEEFDAWLSQQAGWLQ is encoded by the coding sequence ATGAACGGCAAAGGGAAGTCGTGGGAGGCGTTGGCCCTGGTCGTGCTGTTTCTCGGGATCACGGTCCTCACGGTATTCGGCTTCGTGGCCAGGGATTGGATGCCGGCGGCCGCGTCCGAGCACGGCGCCGGCGTGGATGGCATGATCCGGTATCTGCTCCTCACCACGGGTGCGGTCTTCATTGCCGGCCATCTGGTGCTGGCCAGTTTCGTCTGGCGCTATGCCCGCGGGGGGCCGACCGGGTCGCCCTGGGCGGATCCCCGGGTCGAGCGCTGGTGGTCGCTGCTCCCCGTGGTGGCCATGGCCCTGATTGCCGAAGTGGGTGTTCTGGTGATCGGCTTGCCCGTTTGGGCGAAGGTGTACGGCCCGGTACCGGAAGACGCGGTTGTCATCGAGGTCACGGCGCGCCAGTTCGAGTGGATTGTTCGCTACCCGGGCAAGGACGGCCGCTTTGGTCGGACCGACCCCGCGCTGATTCGGGGCGCGGCGAACCCGGCGGGCCTCGATCCCCGTGACCCGGCCGGTGCAGACGACCTGGTGTTCCGGAACCGGCTGCACGTGCCGGTGGGGGGCACGGTCTACCTGCGGCTCCGATCCCGGGACGTGCTGCACAGCTTCTCGGTGCCTGCCTTCCGGGTGAAGCAGGACGTCGTCCCGGGGATCGTCGGGAGCACGATGTTCGTGCCTACGGCCGCGGGCGAATACGAGATCGCGTGCATGGAGCTGTGCGGCATGGCCCACTACCGGATGCGGGGGCGGGTGCTGGTGCAGTCGCCCGAGGAGTTTGATGCCTGGCTGAGCCAGCAGGCGGGGTGGCTCCAATGA